GCTCTTCTCCATGGGCATATCGAGGCTAAGGGCATCAACGGCCTCCATAATAGCCACCCTGGAGCCTGTCCTAGCCTCAGTATGGGGCTTCCTACTCTTTGGGCAGGTACCCACGGTAGCCGAGGCCGTGGCATACGCATTAATAATAGCGGCATCCATAATCGTATCATTCGAATAAACACATTTTAAGCACAGAAACTACACGGAAACGGTGAGGGTAGGGGCCATAGTACTGGCCGCTGGGGAGGGGAGGAGGTTCGGGGGCAATAAACTACTTGCCAAGGTCAATAACGAGCCCATAATAATCAGGGTCCTCAGGGCGCTGGAGGGGTTGGATAGGGTTGTGGTGGTTGGCGCCTACGCCGAGGAATTAATACCACTACTCAGGAATGAGGTCGTTATTTACAACCCATGGTTCAGGGAGGGAATGAGCACATCACTAAAACTGGGGGTTAGGTTCTTCCAGGACTACGATGCCGTCCTCGTGGTACTGGCGGACATGCCCCTCATAACCAGGGAAACCATAGCAAAAATAATCAACGCATACCACGAGGGATGCGCAGCGGTGGTGCCCACCCACGGTGGTGTCAGGGGAAACCCAGTACTAATCCATAAGTCGTTGTACCCGGAAATAATGGGGTTGAGTGGGGACGTCGGCGCCAGGGAGATACTGAGGAATAAAACCAACATCTGCACCGTGGAATGCGGGCCGGAGGTCACGGTGGACGTGGACCACAGGGAGGACTTGGATAGGGTAAGTAGAGTCCACGGTCTGAATCAACACGACGTGGTGGAATGATGCGCGACTTAGCGAGTCCTACATAACCTTCGTCAGGGAGTGGCTTTAGAGAGTGTACTTTCGCACAGTGTCTCATTGCTCATCTTAACCTACTTAACAACCTCACTCATCAATTCGGAATTAACCACGAAATTAAAAAGCCTAACCCGAACCCTGAGAGAGATTTATAAGTGGATAGGCGTAAACTAAGGCGGTGTGGATGGCCAGGATTACTGAGGGGTGATGACCCATTCATGAACCGAACAGGGAAGGCTCAGGGATCAACTCACAGTTATCCAATTGATACCAATAATATATTAAATGGCACCACTGCTATTTTAAGTGAAACGAGCAATGCATCAACAAGTGATCACCTCTTCACCATTACATGATGATTCCAAAGCCGTGCCTTACCGAGGCCTCCCTGTGTGAGCTGGAGCCAGCGCGCGCATTGAGTTACGTGTATGTAGTCTATATATTAATTGCGGGCATATATTTATACGTGAATTAACGGCATGGATCCTCGGGACTTCTACTGTATATATAGACGTGACTTATAACACCACCTTAATCCCCCTTTAGTTCAATAATGAGATATAATAATGTATAACAGTGCTTCGAGGAAGCCTAAGGGTACATAACATAGTGTCAACCATGGCTTCCGCAAAATATACATCAACCAAACAACACATAGTTCAAGAATGCCCTGAAGAATAATCAGAAATCCAAATAAACCCAGGGGTATACTGGCTATACAGAGAATTAATCCATTTATAAAGAACCAGAGATAAAGTATAAAGTTAATAAATCTAGATAAGTAATAAATAATCAATGAAGTGAGCACGTTGCGGGTAATTATGAGGAAAATATCGATTAAAGACAACGGCTTTATAGAATAAGGTCTCACCCTAATTACTATGAGATTCAATAGTAGGCCCATAATAAACCCCATTAGTGCATAAAGCCAGGGTAAAACCCATGCAGTATTAAAATTAGGGCCAGGTTTAAGGCGTAAATTATGACAAAAGGGATGAGGGAACGCAGATACTTACCCAAATCCCTATACATTATCAATGGTGAGGTAAGGGTTATTACGAGGTAGTAAGCACCGTATAGTGCCTGATTAACGTGAATGATGGGCCTAATGGGCGTCAGGAATGGGAGTAATGATAGGAGGTAATACAGCATGAGGATAACCCTGGCATCACTGAGCCCTATGCCCACAGCCTTATACATGAGCATGCCTATGTAGGATATTAGTAGCAATAGGATAAATGCGGAAGACGCAAACAACACAGCGAATAATGCCAGGAAGCTCCCAGGAATCACGTGAGCCAAGGCTTCAGTGACGCTGATGGATAAAGTGGTGACCAATAACGCCAGATAGGGTGCGAGAACCTTCAGGTGCCAGGGTATTGAATCCACATTAATACTTACAGGCCTAGAGCCCCTGATTGGGTGTGGGTCAAATAACCTAGCTAATCCCCCACGTTCAGGCACCTTTGATAATGCACGTTTAAATGCATGAACCATGCCATGAGTCACAACTAGAGCGTCAGCCTCAGACTCCAGTTGTTTCATGAATGTATGGATCAGGATAAGGGCCACGAACACCCCAACCGCGTATATTAGCGGATAAGCCAGCAAATCACTCGCCAGCAGGGGCTCAAGTAACAACCAAGCTTCGTAGTAGAATAGGTAGAATGCCATTAGCGCTAATATCAACATTTTAACATGGTTATACTTAATATGGCCCTCTTCATGCTTTATCACAGCAAGCAACTCATCATTACTTAATACATTGATGAAACTCCTACTGATGACTATTGCATTTATGCCGGGGGCTATGGGTACGCAGGCATTGAGTACTGGTTTACCACCGTACCTGGTGGATACGCTATCATCGGCAACATAGTAATTCTCCCTATGCTCAAGTTCACGTAATTTAGCCGCAACATCACGCCTCACTAATACCAGGGTCAATGCTATTATTAACAATGATACGATTAATGAAACCACACCATTCCTAAACATATTATAGAATAACACGTCAAACGCCAGGCCTATGAAAAAGGATAGCCAGAACTGGGGTATAAACATAAAGTAGAAAAAATTTGATTTTGATTTTGAACCTGACATATTATTACCTCATAACCCAGCAAATACGCCTCCGATGATCAACCAACCATATGGTGTTAACACCGAAGCTCCCACTGCCATAGCTGCAAGTAAGGTTATCCCTCTACTTGCTGCGAACCATGCTGCACCTAGCGTAAATCCTATTACAAAACTACCTCCTGCAGAAACAAGTGGGGTCCATTGGCCAGTGAGCCAACCGTATATTGCATTTACTAGTGGTATCCATGTCGTTATCAGCGTTAGTATTGTCACCATGTATAGTGCCGCCGCCTTTATTAGTAGGCCCTTATTTATATTGGTCTTGGTCATCATCCTTTTTTATTTTAGCTGTTATATATATATATACTTCTGGGGAGTTATTTTAAGTGGTTCGATAGAAAAATCCTGGCTATCTTCCTCAGCCTTGCCATTACCATGCTTATGTACCCCTCAACCCACCCCTGAATAATCCGTAACTCATAAATGAATGTGATGGGGCCGTCATGAATGTGTTATTTTTCTGGGGTGAATTCTATGGTCCAGTTGTAGAGTGTGTAGCCTAGTATTGCTGTTCCCTGGTTATTATTGTTGAATTCCATCCCCACCTGTATTGCGTCTAGGTAATAGGTTGATGGGTTGTAAATATTGACACCGGCCCTTTCTAGGTAGGGGCCCATGTTCATTAGTATGTATGTGATGGGTACGCCCACCTCACCCTCGAGTTTGTATGGCGCTAGTATGTACACGCCAGTCCACCCACTTGCCGAGCCAGTCCTTGGTAGGACGTAGACGTACCAATCCAGTTTCTCCATGGTTCCGTTGATTAGGGTTGGTATTTCCATGGTCCCGGTGTATATGAAGTAGGGGTTGGATGATAGGTTCTCGTTCCAGTACATCCAAATCATGACTTCGAAATCACCATAATGCAGGTATGTGGTGTTTGGGTTCCTCGTTAGCCATATGTCGTAGGAGAAGTCATCAATTGTTCCTTCATCACAGTAGACCGTGAAGTTGAGTATTGAGTAGAAGTTTGGTAGTTGGGACACAATCATTGGTATAGGGGTAGTTCTGGGGATACCCTTGTTTGTCCGGCGAATGGGAACCACATCTCCCTCCCATACATCAACCCTGGGTACCCATCCACTGGGATTGAAGGTGTTATCTTTTGAATGCCGGACATGTTAATTGTTACCTCCAGGTATGGTGTGAATATCATGTTAGTGATCCCCAGTGCGTACTTTATATTCCACAGGAATGGTGATGCAAAGAGGGGGTGCTTCCTCCGTATAGCACGGCCATGGAGTACCCATTATCTGATTGGTATGACCCTATTAATGAGAGGCCCTTGGCCTCCGTTGGGAATAGGGTTATTGATTAGGCACCATTGGCTTGTTGGGTATGGTTTATGGATTTTATGCCCATCCTGTTAATTATTAGGTATGTGATTGAGCATATTATTACTCAAGGCAAGCCCAATTAATACAATGGTAACTCGTTGCATGGTCACTATGGGCAACGGTGCAATGCTGAGTAATAAGCTTTATCGCGTGGAGTTATGTGCGTGGTTTATTGAGGGGTTAGTATATTCTTTATGAATTCATCCCTTAATTTTCGTACATCCTCCTCAGTTGGTTTTCTTATGGTGGCCATGTCCGTTATTGCTTGGTCCACGTACTGGAGCGGCACCTTTTCGAATAGGGGTATGTTGATGGTACCACCCTCGTATTGATAATCTACCTGGTAAACCTCCTCAATACCACCCTCACAGGCCTTGTATGATTCGAAGACGGCCACGAACTTCCTCTTTAATTCATCCGCCACTATTGCCAGGGTTAATGTGCCTATCTTATTCAGTAGGTAGCCCTCGGTGTACACGCCATCCGCGCCTGTTACCACGTAATCCACGTACCCCGCGAAGTGGGCCATTGCCGAGTCAGGGATTACCCTGGCCTTCACATACTTTGAGTATTCCCTCAGCGCCTCGGTGGCTTCGTTACCTGGCCTTGACTCCAGTATGTACACCTCCTCTATACATGGTGACCAAGCCCTCAGCGCCATGCCCACTGCATTGCTGTGGCTTATGGTCATTACCCTGGACCCACACTTAATTGGGTACTTACCCAATTGCTCCAGGAGCCTCTTACCCGCCTCCTCCTGGTACGCCCTCAGCCTCCCCACCACGCCCCTGAGGTCTAGGTTCCTATTCACCGCCTCGTTTATTACATCGGCCAGGTTCCTCAGGGTTGCCATGCCCGGCCTGGTACTTAGTAATCCATTCACCAGCCTCATTACTCCATCCTGGTCATAACCAAGCTCCAGGGCTACCTCAATGGCTTCTAGTGATTTCTGTAGGTACCATGTGGCTCCGTGCGTGGTGTCCCTCCTGAGCTCGTTTATTATTTCGTTTATTTCCACGGGGCTCATTAACTATTTAGTGTATAAATACTTTAATACTAACTCCCACTGTAGCCCGTAATGAAGTACCTTGAGGTGCCCGAGTGCCTCCTGTGCGCCGTGGAGTCCAGGTTCAATGAGCTCAGGAAATTCGGCGTCAAGGACCCCAGGGCCTATAGCGAGGTCTCACTGACCATGTCCAGGGTCATGGGTGAAGGCAGGTCACCACTCTTTGTGGAGACCTTCAACACCGTGATCAGGGTACTGGGTAGGGAGGACCCGCACGAGAGTGAGAAGAGGGAGCTTGAGGAGTTGGGTGCCTTAATGGCTCAGGAGGTGGAGAGGCGCCTGGGTGATGACTTGATTGGTTATTTCGAGGTAGCCGCGGCGGCGAACTCCGTGGACGTCCCAATGAGGGATTACCAATTCGACATAAGCGACTTCGTGGATCAACTATTCGAGAGGGCCCGCTGGATAAACGTGAGCGGTGATGGGTTGTTGAGAGTGTTAAGCAAGGAGCTTAGTATTGGCTATGTGGTTGATAACTCAGGGGAGTTCCAGATCGATAAGTTATTGATTAAGGAGCTTACGAAACGCGGGCACAGGGTAACGGTCTACGCCAGGGGGAGGGCCTACGAGGTTGACGTAACCGCAGACTACGTGAGGGAGTCACTGAGTGTGTTACGAAACGTCACCGTGGTATCCACAGGCAATAACTACCCAGCATTCTTTAGCGAAAAAATTAGGGAGTCCCTCTCAAAGCATGACCTGGTCATTGTTAAGGGTGTCGGTAATCTTGAGGCGTACCTGGAGAATAATGATAAGCTGAACATAAGGCCCCTATTCCTATTCAGGGTTAAGTGTGGACCCATGATTAGGCTCTTTAACGTACCCAAGGGAACACCTGTAATCTACACCCCAACCCCTATTTAGTATTATTTATAAATAGATTCATTATTGTTACATAAATAGGAAAGTAATAGCGCTTATGTCTCGTGGTCTTTGCTCATATGTTTCATAATTATTCTTATTTATACATAATTAAACCAGTGTAAAATACCCCTTGAAGTAGGAATTAAGAAATACTTATATACTCTCCCGTGCATAATTGCATGTGAAGTTCGCACTTAAGTGTAGCCCTGGCCAGAAAATTGAAAGGAGGAGTGAGAAGGTGGCCATAATAGGTGCCGGACCAGCCGGGCTTGGTGCGGCGGGTTACTTGATATGTAAGGGTTTTCAGGTGGATGTTTATGATAAACTACCCGAGCCAGGGGGCCTGATGATTTTTGGAATCCCTGAGTATAGGGTTCCCAAGAAGAATGTTAGGGCCGGTGTTAAGGAATTGATAGACCTCGGCGTGAACTTCATACTAAAAACAAAGGTGGTGACTGACGATGAGGAGCATGTGGATGGTGATGACTTCGTCGAGAGGAGGGTTCACCTTGAGGAGTTAATTAATAAGTATGATGCGGTCCTCATAGCCACAGGCACCTGGAAGTCAAGGACCCTGGAGGTACCTGGCGAGAACCTGAAGGGAGTTTACCTAGCCCTGGATTACCTGTACAGGATATACACGAGCGAGTTGGGTTACCTACCCAAGAGCGTGGTTTACCCAGTGGGTGATAGGGTCGCGGTTGTTGGTGCCGGCCTAACAGCTGTGGACGCGGCCATAGAGGCCCAGAGGCAGGGTGCCAAGGAGGTCTATGTGCTCTATAGGAGGACTATTAATGAGGCACCCGCGGGCAAGATGGAGATACAGAACCTGATCAAGAGGGGCATCAAGTTCGTGGAGCTCGTGGGCATAACGGAGATCCTGGGAAAGGATCACGTGGAGGCCGTTAGACTCATCAAAATGAGACTTGGGAAGCCAGACAGAAGCGGTAGACCGGCTCCGGAGCCCATACCGGGTAGTGAGTATGTTATGGAGATGGACAATGTGATAGCGGCCGTTGGTGAAATACCCACACCACCCTTCAAGAGGGAGTGCTGCGGCATTAAGTTAACGCCACGCGGAACCATAGACATTGACCAGAAGCACAGGACCACAAGGCCCAAGGTCTTCGCGGCGGGTGACGTGGCCACCGGACCAAGCCTAATAGGGAAGGCCCTCAAGAACGGCATTGACGCGGCCATGGCTATTGAGGAGTACCTAACCAAGGGTGGTTGGAGGCAGGTATAATAAGAACATGTTAGAGGTCTCACTTAAATACACGCCCAAAAACCCAGCAATTGTGAGGCTCCTCTCCTTCAGGATAGGTGGCGAGAACCACGTTGGGGTACTCACGAGTAAGGGGGTGCTCGATCTACCCAGGGCTTACGTTAAAATCTACGAGGCCGACGAAGCCCCCGACTTCACCTACGATATGAAGGCTTTGATCTCCTACGGAAAACCAGTACTTAACATAATCAACGACCTGGTGGACAGGGCGGTTAGGGAGGGTGGACAGGATCTATTCCTAAACCCCGAGGGTATTGATTGGTTACCGCCCATCACCAACCCTGAGAAGATACTGTGCGTTGCCGTTAATTACAGGGCGCACGGTGAGGAAAGCGGAGCCAAACCACTCGAGAAGCCCTACTTCTTCCCCAAATTCCCCAACGCATTGGTTGGTCATAATAAGCCCGTCATAAAGCCCAAGGTTTCCAAGCAAGTGGATTGGGAGGTGGAGCTTGGCGTGGTCATTGGTAAGCGGGGTAAGTACATAGGGGTTAATGAAGCCATGAACTACGTGTTCGGTTACGTAGTAACAAATGACATATCCATGAGGGACTGGCAATTCCCAAGCATAAACCCATACGGGATGAATTGGATACACGGTAAGACCATGGACACGGCAATGCCCGTGGGCCCATACATAGTCACGAAGGACGAGATAGAAGACCCACACAACCTAAGAATAACACTGAGGGTTAACGGCAACACGGAGCAAGACGACAACACAAGGAACCTAATATTCAAGGTACCAGAACTCATCTACTGGGCATCCCAGGGAATAACACTGAGGCCGGGTGACCTAATAAGCACGGGCACACCATCCGGCGTTGGATTCCCAAAGGGCAAATTCCTAAAGAACGGCGATGTAGTAGAGGCTGAGGTTGAGGGTATCGGCGTACTGAGGAATTACATCGTTGAGGAGTAGGGAGGCCAAGGGTAAACACTCAAACCCACGCCCAGGGTTGGGTTAGCCACCGCGTGATTGATAATTACTAAAGGGTAATGACTTATCCCTCAACCTTACAATGATGTCGCGTACCTAAGCACATCTAAAGTTTCCACGTACCTTCGCTTGCTCATATGTACCATCACGTGAATCTAATGTTAAGAGCCCCTAAGGTTATGAAGTGGTAAAGTGTTAAAGAGTAAAGTGGTGATAGTGATATTGTATGAGTACGAATAAAATAAGGGGTAAACTCACAGTTGAAAACCTATGGTCCATGCCCGGTAACACACCACTCTTCGCCAAATTACCCCAGTACTTTCCCGACGCTGAGGTTCTCCAGGTGTTCTTTGAGGCGGATCCGGACGGCGCCGCTGAGATTGTTCCCTCGGATCTAGAAATACCGGTACCCACTG
This is a stretch of genomic DNA from Vulcanisaeta thermophila. It encodes these proteins:
- a CDS encoding nucleotidyltransferase family protein; the encoded protein is MRVGAIVLAAGEGRRFGGNKLLAKVNNEPIIIRVLRALEGLDRVVVVGAYAEELIPLLRNEVVIYNPWFREGMSTSLKLGVRFFQDYDAVLVVLADMPLITRETIAKIINAYHEGCAAVVPTHGGVRGNPVLIHKSLYPEIMGLSGDVGAREILRNKTNICTVECGPEVTVDVDHREDLDRVSRVHGLNQHDVVE
- a CDS encoding M48 family metalloprotease, translated to MFIPQFWLSFFIGLAFDVLFYNMFRNGVVSLIVSLLIIALTLVLVRRDVAAKLRELEHRENYYVADDSVSTRYGGKPVLNACVPIAPGINAIVISRSFINVLSNDELLAVIKHEEGHIKYNHVKMLILALMAFYLFYYEAWLLLEPLLASDLLAYPLIYAVGVFVALILIHTFMKQLESEADALVVTHGMVHAFKRALSKVPERGGLARLFDPHPIRGSRPVSINVDSIPWHLKVLAPYLALLVTTLSISVTEALAHVIPGSFLALFAVLFASSAFILLLLISYIGMLMYKAVGIGLSDARVILMLYYLLSLLPFLTPIRPIIHVNQALYGAYYLVITLTSPLIMYRDLGKYLRSLIPFVIIYALNLALILILHGFYPGFMH
- a CDS encoding GH12 family glycosyl hydrolase domain-containing protein gives rise to the protein MSQLPNFYSILNFTVYCDEGTIDDFSYDIWLTRNPNTTYLHYGDFEVMIWMYWNENLSSNPYFIYTGTMEIPTLINGTMEKLDWYVYVLPRTGSASGWTGVYILAPYKLEGEVGVPITYILMNMGPYLERAGVNIYNPSTYYLDAIQVGMEFNNNNQGTAILGYTLYNWTIEFTPEK
- a CDS encoding ARMT1-like domain-containing protein: MKYLEVPECLLCAVESRFNELRKFGVKDPRAYSEVSLTMSRVMGEGRSPLFVETFNTVIRVLGREDPHESEKRELEELGALMAQEVERRLGDDLIGYFEVAAAANSVDVPMRDYQFDISDFVDQLFERARWINVSGDGLLRVLSKELSIGYVVDNSGEFQIDKLLIKELTKRGHRVTVYARGRAYEVDVTADYVRESLSVLRNVTVVSTGNNYPAFFSEKIRESLSKHDLVIVKGVGNLEAYLENNDKLNIRPLFLFRVKCGPMIRLFNVPKGTPVIYTPTPI
- a CDS encoding FAD-dependent oxidoreductase — protein: MKFALKCSPGQKIERRSEKVAIIGAGPAGLGAAGYLICKGFQVDVYDKLPEPGGLMIFGIPEYRVPKKNVRAGVKELIDLGVNFILKTKVVTDDEEHVDGDDFVERRVHLEELINKYDAVLIATGTWKSRTLEVPGENLKGVYLALDYLYRIYTSELGYLPKSVVYPVGDRVAVVGAGLTAVDAAIEAQRQGAKEVYVLYRRTINEAPAGKMEIQNLIKRGIKFVELVGITEILGKDHVEAVRLIKMRLGKPDRSGRPAPEPIPGSEYVMEMDNVIAAVGEIPTPPFKRECCGIKLTPRGTIDIDQKHRTTRPKVFAAGDVATGPSLIGKALKNGIDAAMAIEEYLTKGGWRQV
- a CDS encoding fumarylacetoacetate hydrolase family protein; translated protein: MRLLSFRIGGENHVGVLTSKGVLDLPRAYVKIYEADEAPDFTYDMKALISYGKPVLNIINDLVDRAVREGGQDLFLNPEGIDWLPPITNPEKILCVAVNYRAHGEESGAKPLEKPYFFPKFPNALVGHNKPVIKPKVSKQVDWEVELGVVIGKRGKYIGVNEAMNYVFGYVVTNDISMRDWQFPSINPYGMNWIHGKTMDTAMPVGPYIVTKDEIEDPHNLRITLRVNGNTEQDDNTRNLIFKVPELIYWASQGITLRPGDLISTGTPSGVGFPKGKFLKNGDVVEAEVEGIGVLRNYIVEE